One Companilactobacillus farciminis KCTC 3681 = DSM 20184 genomic window, TTGCCAATCTTCTTTACTTTCATCGTTTTGATTGTTTCGGAAGAATTGCTTGGTACTTGGGGCTTGATTGTTGGTATTCCAATTTTTGTTTTCTTCCTCGATATTTTGGGCGTTCACTCAATCGGTGGTCCCAAAAAGCGCAGAATAAAGTTAAAGAAAACGTTATAATTAAGATTATGCAAGTTTTGTCATATATAATGGAGATAAATGTAGTCAACTGACGTAGATGGGAGATTAAATTATGTCATTTTTCGATAGAAAAAAGAAAGAAAACGATGATAATTATTCTGATCTAAACAATCCTTCATATCAAAATCCTCAACCGGATCAAAATAATTTTGATCAAGCACAAAATCAATACAATGATGCTCAAATGAACAATGGGACGCAATTTGGGGGCAACGATTTTAACCAACCAAGCCAAGCAGCACAACCTGGCAGTAACGATTATTTCTTTGGTCAAAACCAACCACAAATGCAGCCGCAACAATCACAAATGGACCCTAACCAAAATCCACAACCGGGGATGGATAACGGTGAAGAGTGGCAATATACTGAACAAAATTTGCAAAATACTTTGGATCAAAGTGCTGATTTGAAGTCGCAATTACGTAGTCAATTATTGGCTGACCGTAGTTATTGCAATCATATTTTGAGAAATGTCGGTAGCGACCAAGTCGAGGAAAGAAAACAAGCTACTGATAGAATCGACCAAATCAACGCTTCATTGAAGGAATGGTTTGGAACAGATGAAATGGCTAATGAGATTTACTTAGACGCCAATAGTGACTATTACATTTTCACTGATGATTTAGCTGCTAATCCTGATAGCGACACGACAAACATGTGGCAACAACTGACTATGACTATGGCTGACAAAGGTTTGTTGGCTAATGCCATTTCAGTTACTTACAACGATCAAGTTGACGAAGCTTGGATGAATTATCAAAACGCCGGTTTCGTGGATGGCAATGCTTATCTATTGAACATGTACAATGATTTGCAAGGTCGCAATATGAATACTCCTGTAGCACCCGCTGAAATTCCATTCGATGCTGACTATCGTGTTCAACATGTCAGTGATAAGGTCGATAAGATTTTGGATGCTGATGATAAATTGGTTATGGAAGTTTCTAGAAATGCCAATCATCAACTACAAATCATTCGTCACTACAAAGATGGCAGTCAACTATTGAGCCGTGATATTTTTGACGTCAATGGCGTGATCTCAGCTACCCAATTCTATGACCACAGAAATGCCAATAAAGTCGTTCGTGAGAACTTTTATCGTCAAGATGGAACATTGGTCTTGATTAAGAGTTACACAGCTGAGGAGCCTTATATTCAACTATTCAGTGAAGGCAATGTCTTGATCAGTACCTTTGATAATGATGAAGACTTGATTTTCTGGTGGTTGAAGAATCAAGCTCTTAAACAAAGTACTTCGACGATTTTTGTTTCGATTAATTCTGAATATTACAAGAAATTGTTGGAACTCAGAGATTACGGCTTTGAAGTAATTCCAATTATTATGAAACAGAGCGAAAATGCTCAAATAGTTTCTGATTTGATCGAAGGCAAGGACAAAGTTAATGCCGTCTTGGCCGGTTCTGATCAAGTTAATACTTATTTGAACAAGAATTCGAAGAATAAGTTGGATATCACTACTTTAAAGGAATTAGATACACCTATTTATAAAGAATAATCAAACTAAAAATCCTCATTGGAATGCATTGGAACATTCTAGTGAGGATTTTATTTTGCAATTTAGTCAAACTTAATAAAGAAACTTTTTTTTATTGCCAAATTCGTGTAAAATGTACTTTGTTAAAGAAATGAAAAGAGGATCATATAAATGGCAAAATTAGTTTTCATTCGTCACGGACAAAGTGAATGGAATTTATCAAACCAATTTACTGGTTGGGTTGATGTTGACCTTAGTGAAGAAGGTGTAAAGCAAGCTCAAAATGCTGGTAAACTTCTTAAGGAATCTGGCATCCAATTTGACCAAGCTTACACATCAGTATTGACACGTGCTATCAAGACATTGCACTACGCTCTTGAAGGCTGTGACCAACTATGGATTCCTGAAACAAAGACATGGAGACTTAACGAACGTCACTATGGCGCACTTCAAGGTCTTAACAAGAAAGAAACAGCTGAAAAATACGGTGATGAACAAGTTCACATCTGGAGACGTTCATACGATACATTACCTCCACTATTGAAAGAAACTGATGAAGGTTCAGCAGCTAACGATCGTCGTTACGCAAACCTTGACCCAAGAATTATTCCTGGTGGCGAAAACCTTAAAGTTACTTTGGAACGTGTAATTCCTTTCTGGGAAGATGAAATTGCTCCTAAGCTATTAGACGGCAAGAACGTAATCATCGCTGCCCATGGTAACTCACTACGTGCTTTGACTAAGTACATCGAAAACATCTCTGATGCTGACATCATGGACGTTGAAATGACTACTGGTGAACCAGTTGTTTATGACTTGGACGAAAAGTTGAACGTTGTTAACAAGACAAAGCTTAACTAATTTTTGAATTAGTTTGAAATTAAGACTGCACATTGTGTGGTCTTTTTTTATATTTAGATGAGAAAAATTTATTACAGAGAATAATGTATAAATATTTTTTCTCAATATGTCGATTTATACTAAAATTATTAGGAGGTTAAGGCATGTCTTTGAATTTTTTTATACAGAATGCTGTCATACCATTTACTGCAGCTTTAGCGGGAAATTCGGGTGCTAAAGTATTAGATCCAGTTTTAAGAGTCTTTGATAGTTGGTTTTATATTACATTTGGATCAAATATGGAATTGAGGAGACAACAGAAAGAGATAGAGCAAAAGGCAAAATTAGATAACTATGAACTAAATTTGCAAGAAAAGCAAAAAAAATTAAAGCTCGAAAATATAGGAAAATTAAAGAATGAAATAGGATCAGAATTGTTAAAAATTCCAAAGGATAAAATTGTATTACCGGATAAGCAATCTATAGCGATTTTGATGGATAACATACCTAATTATTTGGATGTAGATGGAGTAAGAAAGCTGTTTGCAAAAATGATGGTAGCGAGTGCTAATCAGGATTTTAAATATATTGTTCATCCATCGTTTGTAGAAACAATAAAACAATTAACCCCTCAAGACGTAGATGTGATAAATAAATTGTATACTTGTACAGGATTTTTTATAACGTCGGATCCCAAATATATATCTAAAGAAATGCGCATGGAAGTAGGGATACAACATAAAAAAAAGCCAAAATTTGTAGTTTATAGAGAAAATTTAGAAAAAAATTATAGTATATTAATTGGCGAAGAGTTAGACAAGGTAATAAAGTGTGATATAAATGAATTTGACAGACAAATTATGATTTTAAGCAGATTAGGTATTGTTAGTATAGAACGATTTAATAATAAAACTAAGCTTTCATTTATAAAAACAGATGAATACGATAGAGCATTTAAAAAGGCTTTGTCGAATAGTGATGAATTCATCAATTATAAAAAGGAACTTGATAAATCATTTGAAGATTTGATAGTAACATTTAATCTCAAAATAGTGGAATTTACTGAATTCGGTAGTCAAATAGCTAAGATAATCAATACTGATTTGACGGACTTATTAATTATATCTACGGAAATGAATGATTTTGCTGGAGAGATAATTCCAGTACCAGTGGAAGATGAGATTTGAATTATATGTTTGAGTGTATTTTCACAGAAAAGTCATCATTTTGAATAGTTATGGATTATATAAAAGGCTAACTAAGTTATTAAAGATAAACTAGTTAGCTTTTTATTATTAAGACTGCATATTGTGTGCGGTCTTTTTTTTCTGTAAAAACAATGACTGTGAAAGATAATCCCAAAAACCTTCGTATTTTAGTTGTAAGCATTACAGTTGAATAGTAAGTATTGATGTGTATAATAATTTATGAAGGAAAATTTTGAAAGCAGGTCTTAAATAATGTCGATTATAGGAGGTTACAAAATGCCAGCAAAGAAAAATATTTTAGTTTATCCAGTAATTTTGCACCCAGAAGATCAAGGTTATAGTGTGGAAATACCTGATATTGACAATGGCACTTGGACGCAAGGAGATAATATGAAAGATGCTTTATTAATGGCTCAAGATGCAATTGGCATTATGCTCGATGATAAAACAGAATACCCTAAACCTACTGACTTGGAAGACATTAAAATTAAAGCTAATGACATTAAGACAGTCGTTTATATTGATATGGAAGAATACCATCGCAATAATCCTAAGACGGTTCGCAAAAATGTAACTGTACCAGAGTATTTGGTGGTTTTAGGTAAGAAGAAGAACATCAACTTTTCTGCTGTTTTGACCGAGGCTTTGAAAAATAAATTGGAAATGTAAAAACACATCTCTTATGGATGTGCTTTTTTTGTAAATAAGATTATTCAACGTAATTTAAAATTATAATGAATATTGGATTGTGATATCAATTGATTGCAAAAATGAACTATATTCGTTAGAATAATTTTGAAATAGCGATGGTAAAATCTATGTCTTCTACAACCAGAAATACAATAGTTTTGTTCCTGATAGAAGTTAAGATGGCAATTTCCAATCGTGAAATAGAATGGGTACCGAGGACTTTTGATGGTATTACTCGGTTAGGAATTGACTTACAAGATGCTTTAGAAATAATTCAAGCACCGACACCTAATAATTATTATCGTGGACCTAGTCCGGATTTTAATGGTGATGGTACACGAGTCTGGGAATTTATTTATGAATTAGATGGGATTCCGATTTATATAAAAATAAAATTTCAAGGTAATGAATGCAAGATATTATCTTTCCATAGAAGCACTAAACCGTACTATTTACCTTATTTTAACGATTAAAGGGGTGAAGTCATGACAACTCACATTGAGAAACGTAAACAAACTTTTAAAGTACGCGATGAAAACATTACGGTGGAAGCCGATGCTTTGATTGACAACAAAACAAATAAAATTTTGTTTGATTTGGATTTAGATAATCAAGCTATTGATTTAGCTTTTAATATATACCGTCAAAAGAACAATCTTATTTCACCTGCTGAGATGGTTGCTTTTAGAAAGAAATATCAATTATCTCAACGTTCTCTGGCTAAACTACTGGATGTAGGATCAGCTACGATTGCTAGATATGAAAAAGGCGTTTTGCCTTCTGAAAGCATTAATAACTTATTACGAAAAATAAAAGATGATAGTAGTTACTTTGTAAGTTTATTTCATCAAAATAAATTTAAATTAAGTGCTAAAGATCAAAAAAAGATTGAAGCGGCTATCTCCAAAATAGATAAACAAATAAAAAGTGATTCTTTACTGAATGCTTATTTATTCAGAAATCAAAATGATCAACATACGATTGAAGATGGATTCTCTAAATTTGATTTAGATAAGTTTACGAATATGGTTTTGTATTTTACCCAGAATAATCCCAAGTTATCTAAAACGAGACTGAATAAGCTATTGTTCTACAGTGATTTTAGATTTTTTAAGGAAAATTCTGTTTCTATCAGTGGGACAACTTATATCCACGACTACTATGGTCCCGTTCCAAGCGATTTTGAGTTGTTATATACACTGCTGAAGGATAATGACGAAATAGAAACAAAACCGTTCAATGATGGACATGGGGAAATGTTTATTAGTGCGCAAGAATTTAATAAAAATCTTTTCACAAATGAAGAATTAAAAGTACTCAAAACTGTTTCTGACGACTTCAAGGACTACAATGCTAAGAAAATAACTGATTATTCTCATCAAGAAAAAGCTTATCAAGATACTAAAATGAAAGCCGTTATTCCTTATAACTATGCACTAGATTTACAATAAGATCGAGTAGGAGATTCACCAACTTCCAATCTGACCAATTCGGCGTTTAATTCTTCCAAACGTGGTGTGAACAAATTGAATAGCCACATCGCAACGTTTTCGGTGGTTGGATTAACGTATTGGAAAGCAGGGAGTTTATTCAAGAATTTTCCTTCAAAAGTATCGCAAACTTCTTTGAGCTTTTTTTCGATATCATTAAAAACAATCATTTGGTCATTTTTGCTGTGAATTTCGCAGACAATTTCCCAGGTGTGGTTATGTTGTTTGCCTTCGCCGTTTTCCCAGCGCATAGCGTGACTGGCGTTGACGTAATACTTGATTTTGTAAGTGTGGTATTGATATCTCATCATGATTAGTAGTTTTTTTCTCCTTCATCCGAAAGTCATTTTTCACAATTGTAGTTACTTTATTCCATTCTTCTTTGAAAGGTATTGAGTTCCAACCGGCTGTTGTGGTCATACTGTTGATAACGCCAATCAAACGAATGCCGGCACAGATGAAATTGTAAAATGGCAAGGTCAAAGTGACCCACCACTGCTTCTTATAAAAGGTTTGATCGTTAGGGAAGTCTTCCAAAAGTTGAATCACACAAATATAGTTTAATATTTCTACAAAAATATATAGTAGATAAATAATGAAATATGACATCCCCATCATAATAGGTGAGTAGCGGAAAAATAACAAAACGACACTGGCACAGAGCCAAATCATTCGAGGAAATAGGAAAGTGTGGTCAATCAATAGTCGTCTGACCATGAAGTTTTTGAAGAACTCATTCATTTCCAAATTGTTGGCATATTCTTGAATGACTTCGACTTCACCACGTTGCCAACGTTGTCTTTGTAAGTAAAGTTCAGATAAGTCTTTGATTGGTTCAATGTAGAAAAAGGCATTCGCACACAATCCGACTTTTCGTTTCATCCGTTGTCTGATTTGGAAAGTCATATCGGTATCTTCACCAATTGTGTTGATATCATATAAGAAACTTTTCATCACGGCTTCTTTTCGAAAAGCTGAAAAAGCCCCAGACATCGTGAATAGTTGATTTTTATGCGACTCCATTACTCGTCCGGAGAGAAAGGCTTGGGCGTATTCGAAGTATTCGTTATAACGCAATAACGAACCGTTTTTCTTTAACATTAGGCGATTAGGCAAGATACTACCGGTCAAAGCTGATACTTCATAATCGTTTTCAAATCTTAAAACCATGTTCATTAGAGCATTCTTTTCCAAAATACCATCACTATCGATGTTGATAATGTAAGTCCCAATAGCTCCGTATAACGCCGCATTAAGAGCTTGGGCTTTTCCGGCAGCGGTGTGAATCAATCGCAAATTCATATCGGCAAAGGTATTTTGGGCGTGGGCGAAAACTTGGAAACTGTTGTCAGTACTGTTGTTGTCAGCCAAAATAACTTGAATCAGTTTGGTTGGATAAGTTGAATCGTGGATCGATTGGATACATGCAAATAAAGTATCTTCAGAGTTGTGGACGGGAACTAAAACAGAAATCATTGGCATTTTTGCAGGCATAACCATTTTTTTAGGATGGCGGTTGCTGATCATGATACGCACACTGGAAATAACGGAAGGGATGATTTCAACTAGAATCGGAATCAAAGCCCAAGTCAGCCAGAATCCCATCTTAAACAAGGTTAAGTCTAACCAATAACTCATTTTTACCCCTCCTTGCTAAGACGTTTTTTAATTCTCGTAATAAATCTCCGGAAATTTTGATAGAGACTGTGAGAAATTTGTGAATAGGTGAAGACGTTGTAGTACAAAGCGATGACTAAGATGTAAAAGACCATTCTTCCAATAATAGAGTGCCCAATAAAGAAGGCACTACCACCGGCAAAGTGGACGATAATGATGATCAAAGCCAGTCTGAGCACGTTTGCCAAGTAGATCCAAAGAATTCCGAAGACTCCGAAAAAGGCTTTTTCATAACGATTAAAGATAGGAAAGAAGACAACGATACTGATGTAGGCCATCGTTTCGATAATCCCCGAACATTCGTAGTCGATCGTCATCGTCAGCGGTTGAGTGGGATTGTTGATGCTGATCAAACCGTAACGATTCATGACTTCACTCATATTAGTAAGATTGCCGAACCATTTGACACCGTTGATAACTGAATGAGTGAAAAACCAGACCCAATAAGGATCACTGAAGCCGATTAGAATAAAAAAGAGCCCGCCAGTTCCGATTAGAAAGAAGAATGCTGGAACGTGAGCTCTTTTTAAAACGGATAGTAGGTATATCCAAACAACGATACCTATTACTAAATAAATACTCATACTGTTCTCCGTTTCTTAAAACTGAATCCCGAGTATTTCAAAACAGCAGCTATAGCGATGACGAATCCGGTACTTGCTAGAACAACTGGTCCAGTACTACCACCGGTTACATGGAGTTTTCCTGACCAAAGATTGGTATTTTCTAAGCTGATATTTTGTCCTGAAGTGTTGGAAATTCCTTTGAGATTTTTGAATGGAATTTTAGCTTCAAAAACATAGCCGTTACCTTTTACGGTTCTACCATCACCCATTTTTTGATTGATATATTGATTAGCGACATAGACGCAATTATTCAATACATCATATGAACCGGTAGAAGGATCATAAATATCCAAAACAATGGCTTTTTTTTCACCAACATTTAAATTAACAGTACTATGATGATTTAAGTCGATATTGAATACTTTGCCACCAACGTTTAAAGTGTAGCCATCTGGTTGAAGCTTGGTATCACCACCTGATAAAACAGGTTGCATCAGAATATAAAGATAAATGTTGTTATTGTCGGTCAACATCGAAGCGTACTTGAAATTATCGTTATCCCAAGGATGTTGCATTGGCTGCTTAGTCTTGTCGGCCCAGTCGTCAAAGTTTCCATCGATAGTAATCCCCAAATCACCACTTTCATTATTATTGGGTGTTAAATTATCAGATGCAGCTTGAGCAACTGTTCCAAAACTAGCAAAAAAACATAAGGCACTCATTAAAATAATGACGAATCTTTTCATACTGGTCCTCCTTTAAACGTATTATAAATATATTAATTTCTACCTCTATTATAGTTCCTTTTTCGATAAAGTTATAAACAAATATGGGAAAAGTATACATTAAATATCATTTTACAGATACCTTAATTGAAAGAGATTGGATTAATTTATTAAAAATCATATCCTTTAAGGTATTTAAAGTGGGTTTACATTAGCTTACTATCTCAAAAATATCATAATCATCGATCAAAGTATATGGCAATAATTTTTGGGTTTACACTAATATTGTGTACAATAGATACCGAGAGGGGGTATATCTATGGCAATGAAACCCCAAAAAATCGTTAAAATATTACGACAGCATGGTTTTGTTAAGAAGTCGCAGAACGGATCGCACTTGAAAATGTACAATCCTGAGACGAATGTGACTTTGCCGGTTCCGATTCATCACGATAAGGAATTGGAACATGGAATTGAAAGTAAAATACTGAAACAAGCGGGTATCAAGGTTACCGATATCTAATAAAAGCCTATGTAATAAGCAGATTTGTTTGATGACAGATTGTTTATTACATAGGCTTTATTTTTTTGTATAATAGACTAATCTTGTTTTAGGAGTTAATTAATGAAGAAACTTAATCTATTATTTGTGTATGAATTGGCAATTTTTGGGGTATTATATTTTGCATTAGTGACCTTTCAAATTATGCCTAAAGATGTTAACGGTTGGTTGATTTTAATTGGATTGATAATTTTATACGTAGTCGACTGGGCTTACTTACGCTTTGTGAAATCTAACATGTAGCTGGCAGCTTCAGCCAAGGTTTTTAAATTGTGTTGTTTTCTGACCTCTTCTAATTTTATTTGAGCTTTGGGACTCAATTTAGAAACGTCAAATTCTTCTTTACTCAAAAGATATACCTTCTTTTTATAATCTAATTGTCTATTATCCACAATCCGCTGTGGAAAAGAAAGTAAAAGGCATAAACAAAATCGTTGTTTCCGCTTTCAGATTACGACATAATGTATAAAAGAGGGTGAAATAAATGGCACCAATTTATAAGTTTAAAGAAACAGAAATGAATGGATTTACAATTGATTTTAATGATTATCAAGGCAAGGTTTTATTGATAGTCAATACTGCCAGTAAATGTGGTCTAGCACCTCAATTGGAAGGCATTGAAGGTCTTTATCAGAAATATCATGATCAAGGATTTGAAGTTTTGGGATTGCCAAGTAATCAATTTCACCAAGAGTTAGATGATGATAAAGCTACGAGTGATTACTGTCAGATGCACTATGGTGTAACTTTCCCGATGACTAAGAAGATTATGGTCAATGGTAGTGAGGAAGATCCGCTGTTTACTTACTTAAAAAATGAATCTGGACATGGTCGGATTAAATGGAACTTTACGAAGTTTTTGATTGGTCGTGACGGCCAGTTAATTGAAAGATTTGCGCCAGTAACCAAGCCAGAAAAGATAGAAGAAACGATCATTTCAGCTTTGCAGTAAATCGATTGTTTTAGAAATTAATCCATGTTATACTTTGCTTGCCCATAAAGGTAGGCACATATAAAACACCAAAACCCGAAACGATTGCACTCGTTTCGGGTTTTTTAGTGGGCTAAGATTGCCTTTTTCTTTTACTTGCGGTGTTTGTTTCGTAGCCATTCAGCAAACCAAGCGGTTATCAAGCCGACCGCAAGGGGCCCTAGAAAGGTAGTCCACATGACCAACACCTCCAATCTGTGCCAGATTGGTAAGGCAACGGCAAAAGTATAGCATGATTCAATATTTTCTAGCTATCTAATTATGCAAAAAAAGTTTCCCACTTAATTGTGAGAAACTTTTTTTATTCTATTACAGATTCGATGTTAAATAATGAAGCTGTATTTTTAAAAATATGTTTAGCAGTATCGGCTTTATTCATCGTATACAAGTGGACACCGGAGACATCGTTTGTTACTAAGTCAACGATTTGATCAACTGCATAAGCGATACCAGCTTCTTTTAAAGAAACGGGATTGTCTTTGTATTTGTCCAAAATATTGATGAATTTCTTAGGTAATCTGGCAGCACAATTTTCGATAACGTGAAGAGCCTGCTTACGATTAACGATAGGCATGATACCTGCCAAAATGGGGACGTTGATATCAGCGATAGCGCACTCTTCTTGGAAACGGTAGAATTGCTCGTTGTCATAAAATAACTGGGTAATTAATTGGTCGCAGCCAGAATCGACTTTGTCCTTGAGATGTCTGATATCGTCAATTCTGTTTTTGGAATCGGGATGAACTTCGGGGTAACAAGCTCCAGAGACTGTGAAATTAGGTTTTTCAGTTTTAATGAATTGGGTTAAATCACTGGCATATTTGAAATCTTTTTCAGGAACGTAACCGTCAACGATATCACCACGCAAAGCTAAAACCTGGTGAATATTCATTTTTTCAAGACGATTCAAGATCGAGCTGACTTCGGCTTTAGTGACGTAGGCTGCCGGCATGTGGACCATCGTGTGACAGTGTAAATTATCTTTGACGTATTTGGCGAGATCAATGGTCGTTTCTTCGTAGTTTAGTTTATGATTGCTGGCAGTGACGCTGATAAAACTAGGATTCAGTCCCTTT contains:
- a CDS encoding 2,3-diphosphoglycerate-dependent phosphoglycerate mutase, with product MAKLVFIRHGQSEWNLSNQFTGWVDVDLSEEGVKQAQNAGKLLKESGIQFDQAYTSVLTRAIKTLHYALEGCDQLWIPETKTWRLNERHYGALQGLNKKETAEKYGDEQVHIWRRSYDTLPPLLKETDEGSAANDRRYANLDPRIIPGGENLKVTLERVIPFWEDEIAPKLLDGKNVIIAAHGNSLRALTKYIENISDADIMDVEMTTGEPVVYDLDEKLNVVNKTKLN
- a CDS encoding Abi-alpha family protein, translated to MSLNFFIQNAVIPFTAALAGNSGAKVLDPVLRVFDSWFYITFGSNMELRRQQKEIEQKAKLDNYELNLQEKQKKLKLENIGKLKNEIGSELLKIPKDKIVLPDKQSIAILMDNIPNYLDVDGVRKLFAKMMVASANQDFKYIVHPSFVETIKQLTPQDVDVINKLYTCTGFFITSDPKYISKEMRMEVGIQHKKKPKFVVYRENLEKNYSILIGEELDKVIKCDINEFDRQIMILSRLGIVSIERFNNKTKLSFIKTDEYDRAFKKALSNSDEFINYKKELDKSFEDLIVTFNLKIVEFTEFGSQIAKIINTDLTDLLIISTEMNDFAGEIIPVPVEDEI
- a CDS encoding type II toxin-antitoxin system HicB family antitoxin, translated to MPAKKNILVYPVILHPEDQGYSVEIPDIDNGTWTQGDNMKDALLMAQDAIGIMLDDKTEYPKPTDLEDIKIKANDIKTVVYIDMEEYHRNNPKTVRKNVTVPEYLVVLGKKKNINFSAVLTEALKNKLEM
- a CDS encoding type II toxin-antitoxin system MqsR family toxin, which encodes MSSTTRNTIVLFLIEVKMAISNREIEWVPRTFDGITRLGIDLQDALEIIQAPTPNNYYRGPSPDFNGDGTRVWEFIYELDGIPIYIKIKFQGNECKILSFHRSTKPYYLPYFND
- a CDS encoding type II TA system antitoxin MqsA family protein, whose product is MTTHIEKRKQTFKVRDENITVEADALIDNKTNKILFDLDLDNQAIDLAFNIYRQKNNLISPAEMVAFRKKYQLSQRSLAKLLDVGSATIARYEKGVLPSESINNLLRKIKDDSSYFVSLFHQNKFKLSAKDQKKIEAAISKIDKQIKSDSLLNAYLFRNQNDQHTIEDGFSKFDLDKFTNMVLYFTQNNPKLSKTRLNKLLFYSDFRFFKENSVSISGTTYIHDYYGPVPSDFELLYTLLKDNDEIETKPFNDGHGEMFISAQEFNKNLFTNEELKVLKTVSDDFKDYNAKKITDYSHQEKAYQDTKMKAVIPYNYALDLQ
- a CDS encoding 6-carboxytetrahydropterin synthase, coding for MRYQYHTYKIKYYVNASHAMRWENGEGKQHNHTWEIVCEIHSKNDQMIVFNDIEKKLKEVCDTFEGKFLNKLPAFQYVNPTTENVAMWLFNLFTPRLEELNAELVRLEVGESPTRSYCKSSA
- a CDS encoding TIGR03111 family XrtG-associated glycosyltransferase, with the protein product MSYWLDLTLFKMGFWLTWALIPILVEIIPSVISSVRIMISNRHPKKMVMPAKMPMISVLVPVHNSEDTLFACIQSIHDSTYPTKLIQVILADNNSTDNSFQVFAHAQNTFADMNLRLIHTAAGKAQALNAALYGAIGTYIINIDSDGILEKNALMNMVLRFENDYEVSALTGSILPNRLMLKKNGSLLRYNEYFEYAQAFLSGRVMESHKNQLFTMSGAFSAFRKEAVMKSFLYDINTIGEDTDMTFQIRQRMKRKVGLCANAFFYIEPIKDLSELYLQRQRWQRGEVEVIQEYANNLEMNEFFKNFMVRRLLIDHTFLFPRMIWLCASVVLLFFRYSPIMMGMSYFIIYLLYIFVEILNYICVIQLLEDFPNDQTFYKKQWWVTLTLPFYNFICAGIRLIGVINSMTTTAGWNSIPFKEEWNKVTTIVKNDFRMKEKKTTNHDEISIPHLQNQVLRQRQSRYALGKRRRQTT
- the xrtG gene encoding exosortase family protein XrtG, producing the protein MSIYLVIGIVVWIYLLSVLKRAHVPAFFFLIGTGGLFFILIGFSDPYWVWFFTHSVINGVKWFGNLTNMSEVMNRYGLISINNPTQPLTMTIDYECSGIIETMAYISIVVFFPIFNRYEKAFFGVFGILWIYLANVLRLALIIIIVHFAGGSAFFIGHSIIGRMVFYILVIALYYNVFTYSQISHSLYQNFRRFITRIKKRLSKEG
- a CDS encoding Firmicu-CTERM sorting domain-containing protein yields the protein MKRFVIILMSALCFFASFGTVAQAASDNLTPNNNESGDLGITIDGNFDDWADKTKQPMQHPWDNDNFKYASMLTDNNNIYLYILMQPVLSGGDTKLQPDGYTLNVGGKVFNIDLNHHSTVNLNVGEKKAIVLDIYDPSTGSYDVLNNCVYVANQYINQKMGDGRTVKGNGYVFEAKIPFKNLKGISNTSGQNISLENTNLWSGKLHVTGGSTGPVVLASTGFVIAIAAVLKYSGFSFKKRRTV
- a CDS encoding type II toxin-antitoxin system HicA family toxin; this encodes MAMKPQKIVKILRQHGFVKKSQNGSHLKMYNPETNVTLPVPIHHDKELEHGIESKILKQAGIKVTDI
- a CDS encoding glutathione peroxidase — encoded protein: MAPIYKFKETEMNGFTIDFNDYQGKVLLIVNTASKCGLAPQLEGIEGLYQKYHDQGFEVLGLPSNQFHQELDDDKATSDYCQMHYGVTFPMTKKIMVNGSEEDPLFTYLKNESGHGRIKWNFTKFLIGRDGQLIERFAPVTKPEKIEETIISALQ
- a CDS encoding type I toxin-antitoxin system Fst family toxin yields the protein MWTTFLGPLAVGLITAWFAEWLRNKHRK
- the metF gene encoding methylenetetrahydrofolate reductase [NAD(P)H] → MTETNPTLSFEVFPPNSQVGVDNLTDTLDQLKGLNPSFISVTASNHKLNYEETTIDLAKYVKDNLHCHTMVHMPAAYVTKAEVSSILNRLEKMNIHQVLALRGDIVDGYVPEKDFKYASDLTQFIKTEKPNFTVSGACYPEVHPDSKNRIDDIRHLKDKVDSGCDQLITQLFYDNEQFYRFQEECAIADINVPILAGIMPIVNRKQALHVIENCAARLPKKFINILDKYKDNPVSLKEAGIAYAVDQIVDLVTNDVSGVHLYTMNKADTAKHIFKNTASLFNIESVIE